The Trichoderma breve strain T069 chromosome 2, whole genome shotgun sequence DNA segment CTCTTCACCTTTTACTTCTTGCTGGTTAAAAGGTTGGATGAGAAATGGCAGCTGCAGTTGATCGCAGGACCGCAGGGCCAACGACTCGGCAGCTTGACGTAAACATTGGATCCAGGCGCGGCCTCATGGCAGAGGTTTTCTTTTGACTGCATTGCCTGCGTATGCACAGTTGTTTTATTCAGCTTCCCAAAAGTTACTTGTTATTTGTTTTCCTCCTCGTTTcctcgctctcttttctaCCCTCCTTTCTTTATTTATCCTCGCTCCGTTTCACAGGCTCTGCAGTCGGTTGGATCCCTCTCTTCTGCTGTCATATTCGAAGACACTATCTGACGGAAACAATGTCCTCTGTGAGTACTCGGCGTGCGCCTAAGTCGCAAGGAGGGCTGGCCCGGCTGGTATCCAAATTCGAAAACCTTGGAACATCAAAGACGCCTCAAGATATTGGATCAGCAGGTGAAATCAGAAACGATCCGATTCCCGCCTCCAAAATTTCAGATGCTCGGCCAGTGCAGAAAAATGCAAGAGATCGCGTAGTCGGCTCATCAAAAACCTTGGCACCGCCATCTCTGGATCCTACAATTGCCACAAGAGGCCGGTTGGAAACGCCTCTCAAAGATAGCCATGCTGGGACCACTGCAACTCCATCGCCCAAAGTTGGGAAACTGATCTCAAGGAGAGGCTTGGCGGTTGCGGACATGAGGAGATTGTTCGAGCGAGGAAATGATAAGACTGTTACTTCAAGTGAGCAGAACCCAGTTCAATGGCACTCTTCGACCGATACACAGTTATATCTTTTTGAGCAATAACATGGATGAACTATGAACTAATATTTGGATAGATGTTGCGCGAACGACTACCTATGAACCTAAACGCGTTGCTTCACCTACCACGATCACCGAGTGTAATGACCATAAACCGTTCTCTCTTGCGAATAGCCCCATGAAGGGATCGTCGGCCGTAAACGATTCGGGGACACTGGCGAATcggcaagaagaaagagacattGTTCCCGACCTGGTTGAGCATCCCGAATATCTGCCACGGCCGCTCACTTCGCCCGATCGCTTCTCTAGACCCCCAGGAGAGGGCAAAGCTGCTATCGAAGACAATAAAAGCACTTGGCAAAGAAATGAACCCCGATTCAAGATACAGGGTGGTGTATTTTTACACAAGACTCCTGCTCCGCTCAAAAATATGGTGGTTACAGACGTAGGGACCTGGCGCCCAAAGCCTCTCGACACATCCGAGGTGGTCTTGCACTCTGGGGGCGGAAACTTGGGAAATGGTGGCCAACATTTGGTACATTCTTTTGGACGAGTAAAAGGGGACGGCCCAGGGCTTCTGGAAGATCTGCAAACTGGTGTGACTCTCTGCTATCCTTGCCGCGACGCTGTGCTATCATCGATGAGTTATACTGACGGGGATGCCAAAGAACCACGTGGACAAAGGGGCCTGCTGTTTCCCACATCCAGATCAGTTCCCTCTCAGCAGTCAAAGGTTTCCAACCTCCGGAGAAAGTTTGACAGCGCGTTGCCTTCATCAGTCTCGATGCCATCACTTTAGAAGAGGCACCCACGGACAGACACAGCCAACGACAAACAGCCACTTCTGCAAAATAAGGCTGAACAGGTCGAACGAGCCCCAAGATCCAGCCTGGAGACACCATCAAGGCCGATTACTTCCCAACAGGGCTCTGTGCGACCGGCTTCCACACAAGATGGCTCCCAGCCGCCTCGTTCCGGAACTTTGTCTGGAAACGGCCGGAGGCTCAAAGAGACGATTGGTCTTTTTGAGTCAATGAGCCACCAAGCCAATAGAGATGACGGATTGGGGAATATTCCCAAGATATCTTCGTCTCCGACATTCCAAAGGACTGCCGCTACGAAGGGTAATCTTGCTAGTGACAAACTCGAGCgggcagcagccaaatcTGAGGACGTACCACCTCCTCCCAGACTGTTGTCACCGACAGAAGATCGACCTCCACGGCCATACGCACGATCACCAGGCGTAGATAGTGCCAGCAGCCAGGCTAGTGATATCACGCCCTTGCTCTACACGACACCGTCCATGATCAAGACAAGGCGCCATGAGAAACACTTTGTAAGTAATTAGCACTTAATCTTGAGTCTCATAATGACGTTGGAATTGTAATCAGTGGCCTAACTTGTCAAGGGATCTCTATTTAGATcgggatggagaagaaaagcgaAGTTGAGATCTGAAGACGGTGCCGTGCAACGCCAAGGATACAATATCGACGGTGAGGCAGGGTTCGACTTTGAGCAGAAATACCACAAGATTTCGTGCGATGAGACATGGACAGATGGCAGCGAGGCTTCCTCTACTACCCACGAACCTATGATTACAGACCGCCACCCTTCCCTTCGCCTTTTGCGTCGGCGTCTGATGTCTCGTAGCCATGGGCTGTTTGTTTCAGAGGCTCACTGTACTCttgagcagccgcagccagtGCGAAACAATGAGCTACGGAATCTTCCTAGTCTTTTTGGAGAGAGGATGGCTGTATTGAGGGCACGAGCTCAGACGGAGTAGAGGAGGAATAGGATCGCGGAGGAGCATTAGAAGCAGATTCACTTAGAACTAGTCCTCTACTGAAATACGGATGTTGTTATCACTTCATTTGTTCGTTCATGCGCGATGGCTGGCTTTCAAAAGTATTTCATGACCTACATCAATCCATATTGGGAGGCTCCGTTGCTGGGATCATGTTCACTAGGTAGACAAGCCATGAAGTTACAAAGTGAAAACCTTGGAGTTGAGAAGGTTTATCTTGTATACGTATATACCTAGGTATCTCCTAATCCCCATTATATCATGGACAGCTATAGTGTCCCAACTTGGCAAGTTATATCCTCTCTGCTCCCCAAACTAATGACCATGTGAAAGCAATATTTGCTGAATTTTCAAAACGCTTGCTAATGAAGTgcaaacaaaagaagcagaataAAGCAAAATGGCCACCGACATCAGTACTACTTGCGCAATTGGCTTTCACTTGCCTCTGTCCTGGAGTGAATCTCCTTTGGCTGCACATATCCGTCAATCTGTCTGAGCTCGAGATCAATTGGGTCGATGTCATCGCGGACCGGAGCCAGGACGGTGGTATCAGCGATGTGAGATCTGGTGGCGGAGCTGGTGTTTGTGATTGCTGAAAAGAGCGAGCCGGACTTGAGGGGCGTGCGGGAGGAGTCGCGGGTTGACTTGTACTGGGCCTGGTAGGATGATGAAGGGTATGAGGGTTCGCTGGAGGGAGTTGAAGGGGCTTGAGATATGCGCTGTGCGGCGATGGAGGCCAGAGGGAGAACGATTGCGATTGTTGTGGATGTGAGGGAGCCGGCTTCGAAGTTGATGAAGCGGCACCATTCgagaatggcaaagaagacTGTAGAGAGTCTTGTTAGTGAGAGAACATCATGATaaagaggggggagagaggagagctTACAAGGGATAAACATGAGGATTCCgttggccatgatgagcaCCTCCATCGGGGTCATAGCCCGGCGAGAGGGAAGCACACCGCGGTTGCTGATCAAGTGATGGATGATCTTGGAGTTGAACAAGGCGCAGAACCAAGCCATCGAGCaggtgttgaagatgagtgCCGTCTTGAACAGCCAAGCGTACTTTCGGGACGACTCCAAGCTGAGGATACTCTCGCATTGGACCACGGTAAAGGCCACTCTAaaggcggtggtgatgaggataATGAGCAGAGATAAGAAGCAGATTGTGTACTTCGCCTTGTTCGCAAAGAGCGAGACCATGGTCCAAGCCTGATGCATGAGCGCCCCCTCGACAATAACGGCGAGAAACATCGAAAGGATTGTGCCGGCGATGCTGGTGCGGTAGTTCCACTCGGGGATCTGGGAGTAATCGCCGCTCCAGACCTGGTAAAAGTGCGAAAAGGGCGAGAGGAAGTAGAAGGCGAGGAAGACGGTGCGGACGGCGCAGACgatgagggcgaggacgTGCAGGAGACAAGAGGCGCGGAGGAATTTTGACGACGGGGTGGTGAGTaggatgacgaggagcaTGGTGAGGGAGGCACCGAGCTGGGCGCCGTAattgatgacgatgctgacgGTTTCGTCGTTGAAGGCGTCGATTAGGGAGATGGGGATGAGGATCGGGGGATAGTCGGGGGACacgatgatggtgatgttttGGGTGTATGGGTTGAAGGCCATTTTGGCGGCTGAGTTGCTCTCGattgagtgagtgagtggttcgtttgatggtgatgctgagatttttgggtgttgatgaaagttggtgatgttggaTATCTTGGTGTTGAGGCTTGGTTTGAGAGGAGGATATATTGaaccaaaggaagaaaccaCGAGACAACGAATaacagcaaaaaagaagctaTACAGCCTACCCAAAGCGAAAACAATGAAGAATGTTTCTAAAAACAGATGACCGACTCAAATCATCGCAACTGAAGCCATTGTTCCCAACGCCCTCCATTCAGACCATCGTCAGCTCACCTCACCTTAtaagagaaagaaacaaacggTCACCCATCGCCCACCACCGGCACATTGTCTCGCAGGGCATAATACCACCCAAAAATTCCAATCTCAAACAGGGAATAATACATTTGAACTGAAGTGAGCCCGCATCACCGCTTCGGGCATTAAGAAAAGGGAATAAAGTGAAGATGGGGATTGAAATGCAGTGGGCGGGAGGGCTTAATATTGTTGTTGCGGGAGGTGGCGTTTTGCTTAGTATTGTTCTTGAGACGGGGGCTGCGGCAGGGGATCCGGATTGGGATGTTTGCGGGTTTGCAGGTGAAGGATCGTTGATTACTGcttattattttaatctattttatttttatgTGTGGTTTTGTTGTTTAGGTTCTGTTTGGAGGGATGCTTTGAGTTGGTGATATTTTTGGATCAAGGCCGGTCTGTAAGCTAGATGCACTTTATTTCAACCACAATTGCTATCCAGTAGATGCGAACAGCTATTCATgatataaataactttttgTATGTATCGACATCCAAAAACATCACTGCACAGATGCTGCAGAAGACAATGAACTGCGCACAAAGTGGCCAGTGTCACACGGAACCTGCCGAGCGCTCTCCCACTAACACGCATCCAAGTGCCGGGCACCTGTCATGTCATAGCTTCATGCCACCTACACTCCAAGTTCCCGGTTTCTGGATCACTAGTGCTCGTAAGCTACTAATCACGTTGCTACTCCTATAGTATTAGACTCGATCCTCATGCTCTCTTCGCCATTCTGCCTCGTCTCAATAtctgtccatgtccatcagctccaggtGCTACAAGCGAGGCCTGCATGAACCAATAGTCTGCAAACAAACGAACGCCCCCTCACGAGAACAGCAAACGGCACGAAattaaaaacaaaaaatccTGCTTTCGTCGCCGTGTAACTCCCGGGTCGCCTCCGCGGCATCCTCCGCTCCCTCGTATCGGCCCGCCGAGCCGCTGTCAAATGagcggagagagagagacgaggctTGGAGACGGTGTGGCGGATGTTTGCTGGACCCTTGCTTGGAGGGGTTTGGGATTGGCACATTTTGCGGCTGAGGAAAGATACAAAGAGTCACTGGCGAGGAGCGGTCTGTGTTACTGGAGAGGAATGAGAAATGAGCAAAAAGTCTTGCAGAGCAGTCTATGAGTGGTGATGTGGTGTCCATCATCTATACACTATCCAACTTGGGAAAACAGTCCAAAATACATGGCCACTATGGGTGGCTCAACTGCCGTCAACTTCATACCATCATTCGTAATCTTCCAGAGTGTGTGTATGTATCTCTGCTCTAATAGGTCcaaccaaaaacaaaaacaaccGCCCGCCAAAAGTAAcatctaaaaaaaaaaaaaaaaagcagacaGTTTACCTCCCATTATATTCGAGAAGCGTGTTGAATAGCTTCCAATCCCTCACCGAGAAACCAGCATTTTAATACGAGCAAATACCACCAACCTCATCCTCCATCGTCCAAGTCCCGGCGAGACCTTTGACTTCGACATCTTCTGTTTCCGAGGGagcgccttcatcttctttgcccaAGAAGAAATCGCCGCTGCCTTCCTTCCTCACCTGTCTCTTCATAAACCTCTTCGTCCACTCTTCAACAGCCGGCTCTCCCGTCTCATCCCGCGCCTGCTTGAGGAAGGGAATCAGAGCCGTGCCGCCAGTGCCCTTTTGACTCTTTCCTTCGCTCTTGCGAGAggcaatggcaagattgAGAGGCCGGCGAGCGACTTCGGGGCTGCGAGACCTGCTGCGGGCGCGGACTTGGCGAGATGGAGTGATGACATAGCGtgtgacaatggcaatgtgCTTGTCTCTGAAGGCGCTCAACATGGCTAGACAGGCGTCGTAGGCGAGGGCAAGCTGAGTATCTTCAGTGTGTTCTTGGACGTATTCGCGAATATTGGCCACGCGAGAGACATCCTCGAGGAACTGCGCATGGGGACCTGGCATGTAATTGCGCATCTCCTGGATAAAGTTGTGCTTTGCGCTTCGGCCACGGCTGTCTGAATCGGATGAggcatctctcttttcacCCGTAGGTCGGTGCTGAATGCCCAAGGCAATGTCGAAAAACTGAATCAAGCTGCTCTGCGCGTTGCTTCCTCCACTGTATTGTCGGTATTTGTCGTTGCCTGTGCCGTCGTCGTAAATGACTCCAAACGGCAGGCCGGCTTCACCCATGTTCTTGCTTCCGGCAAGGAAAGGCCTGATGCGGTTGTAGAAGATTACGGGATCACAACTCTCGTGCATCCTCTGTAGAATATTTGTCAAGTCAGTCAAGCGCTCAGCGAAAGTCCGCAGACACCGTGTAACAACGGCAGAGTCGTTTTGTCTCGCGGCCGCAATGGCAGTGAGCATGAGAGACATGATGGGAGCGCCGCGGGCCTCGATGGCCACCGAGACGAGATAGAACCATGATTCGTCAATTGCCCCGGTAAACGTAAAGAGCGTGGCCAAGTTCTCCAGGTTGTCAATGTCTTCATCCAT contains these protein-coding regions:
- a CDS encoding fungal pheromone mating factor STE2 GPCR domain-containing protein codes for the protein MAFNPYTQNITIIVSPDYPPILIPISLIDAFNDETVSIVINYGAQLGASLTMLLVILLTTPSSKFLRASCLLHVLALIVCAVRTVFLAFYFLSPFSHFYQVWSGDYSQIPEWNYRTSIAGTILSMFLAVIVEGALMHQAWTMVSLFANKAKYTICFLSLLIILITTAFRVAFTVVQCESILSLESSRKYAWLFKTALIFNTCSMAWFCALFNSKIIHHLISNRGVLPSRRAMTPMEVLIMANGILMFIPFFFAILEWCRFINFEAGSLTSTTIAIVLPLASIAAQRISQAPSTPSSEPSYPSSSYQAQYKSTRDSSRTPLKSGSLFSAITNTSSATRSHIADTTVLAPVRDDIDPIDLELRQIDGYVQPKEIHSRTEASESQLRK
- a CDS encoding indoleamine 2,3-dioxygenase domain-containing protein; translation: MLPPIPVLADYGISPTHGFLPSTLPLTRLPDPYYNKWEAIVANLQALILSRRLRGVIDRLPVLSTVGLEHDAEWRRAYSLLCFMAHGYIWGGDSPSDRLPPQISIPLLDISRHLEVPPVATYAAVCLWNFKPLFMDEDIDNLENLATLFTFTGAIDESWFYLVSVAIEARGAPIMSLMLTAIAAARQNDSAVVTRCLRTFAERLTDLTNILQRMHESCDPVIFYNRIRPFLAGSKNMGEAGLPFGVIYDDGTGNDKYRQYSGGSNAQSSLIQFFDIALGIQHRPTGEKRDASSDSDSRGRSAKHNFIQEMRNYMPGPHAQFLEDVSRVANIREYVQEHTEDTQLALAYDACLAMLSAFRDKHIAIVTRYVITPSRQVRARSRSRSPEVARRPLNLAIASRKSEGKSQKGTGGTALIPFLKQARDETGEPAVEEWTKRFMKRQVRKEGSGDFFLGKEDEGAPSETEDVEVKGLAGTWTMEDEVGGICSY